Part of the Papio anubis isolate 15944 chromosome 6, Panubis1.0, whole genome shotgun sequence genome, cttttttgagattgttttggctattctagatccCTTGCATTTCTGTAGGAATCTTATGATCACTTTGTCAGTCTTGCAATATTTGTTacgggaattgcattgaattcaCAGATCAAATTGTGAAAACGTTGTCTTCCCAGTCTTTTAGCATGGGTCCATTTATTTAGgcctgtttaaattttttgagtggtgttttgtggttttcagtgtATAACTCTTagcgtttttttgttgttgttgttaaatttatttgtatgcCATTGCAAATGGAATTGGTTTTATATTCAGATTGTTCATTACTCTGGTAAAGGTGTTTATCGCTTGGGTATAGAAAGATAAGTGGTTTTTTTGTATATTGGTCATGTATCCTGTGacctttttaaatttgtatattctaacagtttttttttgtttgtttgttttagattttcTTGTTGGGGGTGTCAATTCTTTGAGATTATCTGCATACTCTGctaatagagatagttttacttctccTTTCCGATCtgggtgccttttttttttttccttgcctaattTTTCCAgttagaacctccagtacaatgttgaagtGGTGTGAATGAATGTCCCTGTCTTTTTCCTAATCTTAGAAGGTaaactttcagtctttcaccattaattaTGAAATTAGCTATgcttctatgtgtgtgtgtgtgtgtttttgtgtgtgtgtgtgtgtgtgtgtgtgtagcctaTATATAGCCTTTCTAGCTAGAAAGGCTATATATAggctttatcaggttgaggacaTTTCCTTGCATTCTtactttgttgagtgtttttattagAAGATGTTGTTGAATGCTTTTCCAATCTACTGAGTTTATTCTGTGGATCTTACCTTTAATGCTATTAATATGGTCTATTACATTGATAGATTTTAGTATGTTAAGCCAACCTGTCATTCCCGTGACAAATCCCACTTGTTATGATGTATAATATAATCTTTTTCAtatgttgttgtttctgtttattggTATACTGTTGAGAgttttgcatcagtattcataAGGGACATTGATCTGTAATTTTCTTGTCTGTTTTGGGATCATGGTAAGACTGATGGAATGAATTAGAAAATGTTCATTTGTCTCTTAATTTAGGAAAGTTTGTGAAAGATTggcatttctttaaacatttggtacaATTCACCAACGATGCATTCTGGGCagttttttgattactgatttaatctctttattggcctattcacattttctatcttcttcagtCAGTTTTAAGTTGCATCTTTCTAGGATTTCGTCCCTTTCATATAAGCTATTTAATTTGTTAACATACAATTGATAGTTCACTTCCttataatccattttattttcctaaagtaGTTAGTGATActccctctttcattcctgattttattaatttggatcttaccttttgtttttttctacccTGGTCAGTCTATTTGaagttttgtctattttcttgatctttcaaagaaccaatttttatttcactaattttctctactctttttctatttgttgttttatttatttccactctaattttttttccccctgcttcctttgggtttaatttttatttaacaatttttaaggtATGGAGTAAAAACATTCACTTgatatcttttttctcttaataaaaacatttacagctataaaatTTCATCAAATTACTGCTTTTTCTATACCCCATATATATTGgtatatgtgtttttcttttcatttattctcttgTAATTTCCCTGAGGTTTTATTTTTGGACCCAATGGTTATTTGGAGTATGTTCTTTATGTTCCTTCCACACATTGCGAAATTTTCTGTGAATGATTTTCAGTTTATCATGGTTGGAGAACATAGTTTCTATGctctcaggtttttaaaatttatttatttaaataagttttatttttgggCCTAACATATTGTCTCCTAGAGAATGTTCTAGTACACTCGAGAAGAACATGTATTCTGCTTTTGTTAAGTGAAGCATCCTATAGACATCTATTAGGTCTAGTTGTTTACAGCATTGAttaaatcttctatttttatgttGATCTTTGAGACTGTATCAAGTACTTACATGTGTATACTTTTTAAGTCTTCCTGATTGGTTgacccttttatttttataaaatgtccttctttgtctctagtgagtttttctcttaaagtctattttgcctgATATTAGATTAGACACTCCAGTtctcttttgatttccatttgcttccCTTTTTTCAGCAGTCTTGTGTCCTTAAATCTGAAGTGTTCTTCTGTACATAGCTtgtaattggattatttattttattcatttggataATCTCTGCTTTTTATTTGGAGTGTTTAATCTGTTTACACTTAATGAAATTACTGATAAGATAGGATGATGTCTACAGTTTGGTTTTGGAGTTTTATATGTCTgatgtattattattgttgtttttcctttgttccaCGATTAGTCACTTTGGGGGGTTAAATTAGCATTTTTtactatgtaattttaattttcttttccctttagcatattttcttgagttttttgAGTGTTTACCCTTAGAATTACAATTAACATCTCACAACAATCTGGTTTGGATTAATACCAAGTGAATTTCAATAGTATATAAAAACTTTGCCCCAAGATAGTTCGCTTCCCTTCTGCCTCCTTTGTGCTGTTCTTCTCATGCAAATTatgtctttatacattttaagcccaccagcttatttttataactatttctTTACAAAGCTTTTTTAAATTAGATGGAGAGAAAagaattacaaacaaaaacatatatatatatatatatgctggtttttatattttgtgtagtTACCTTTAtcagtgttctttatttctttaaatggatTTTAGTTACTGTCAGTGccctttcatttcagcctgaaggaCTTCTATTAGTTTTTCTTGAAGGGCAGATCCACGAGCAACAACCTCTCTTGAGTTACCAATTATCTTGCAATGTatttatttcaccttttttttttatttattttttcggTGACCCAGGACactgcttttccttcctcttttgttttttgagatagtcgcccaggctggagagcagtggcacgatctcagcttaccgcagcctctgcccccaggttcaagtgattctcctgcctcagcctcctgagtagctgagattacaggcacgcctcaccacgcccagctaatttttttgtatttttagtagagacagggtttcaccatgttgatcaggctggtcttgaacttctgacctcatgatccacccgcctcagcctcccaaaatgctgggattacaggcgtgagcctccgtgcctggaccgtccctttttttttttttttttttaaaggattgttttgCAGGATAGTTTGAATTCTTGGTTGAGTCTGCTTTCAACACAGTATCAAAAGCATCATCCCACTAACTTCTGGCCTTCACATTTTTTTATGAGATATCTATTGTTAATCTTATTGAGAATCACTTCTGTGTGATGAGTTGTTTTATTCTATCTTGTTTTATTCTATCAAATATACTATCTTTGGCCTTCAGTCATTTGACCATGATTTGTCTAGATATAGATCTTTTTTAATCTATTCTACTTGGAGTTGATTTAGCTTGTCAATGTGCAGATTAATGTTTtccatcaaatttgggaagtttggggtcatttttccccctttctctgaCTCTTCTTCTGGGAGTCCCATTATGCGTATGTTGGTACATTTGATAGCATCCCATAattctctgaggctctgttcatttttattcattctattttcctTCTGTTGCTCAGACTAAATCATCTCAATTTACTTATCTTGAAGTTTACTGATTCTTCTGCCAGTTCATATCTACTATTGAGTCCCTCTAGTGAATATCGTACTTTTCAACTGcagaatttcactttttttttttaaattatatctctatattgattttttgttttgtttgtttggtgaggtATCATTTATACTTTCTCTTTAGACAAGGTTTCCTTTAGGTCTTTGAACATACTTATAATAGTAGTTAAAATATTTGTCTATTAAGTCCAACATCTGGGCTTTCTCAGGAGCAATTCTGTTAACTGTTTTGCCTCCCATATGGAGACATACTTTCCTCTTTCCTTGCATCTTTCATAACTTTTTCCCAAGTGGATATTTTAACTTATATAATGTGGCAAACTGGAGATTAATTTATCTAGTCCTAACTCATATCACCACCTAAGGCAGGTGCAGTGTTAAACAGCTACCATTAATTGCTTTTGACAAATGCCCTAGGGATATAATCATTCACACAGCATGCTGTGAGTCAGATCTTAAAAAGATGAGTCCTGGgatatggtggcgggcacctgtaatcccagctaattgggaggctgaggcaggagaatcacttgaacccagtaggcggaggttgcagtgagccgatattgcaccatggcactccagtctgggccacagagtgagactccatctcaaaaaaaaaaaaagaaagaaagaaagatgagccCTGGGAATGGAGCTTTTCAGGGAGCTGCTACACAGGTCATAAAGTGACATTTCTTTGAGATTGGGCTTTGGAGGTGCTCCAGAACCATTCTGCCCTGTCTAGTAACTGCATAGTTATGAGATTATTGGCTTGTAAGGCTACCACCAAGTTGGCAAGGGGATAATaccaatagagaaaattaaaattccacAAAGCTTGCTGTTTCTGCTGATATTTGGCTGTTATTCTTAAATTCACACTCTTGAGATTATTGTAAGCCTTTAGTTAGTTTACAGAGTTCTGATAAAGTTGATTTTGACTGTTAATCCGAGTGTTCTTGCATTGGTGGAGGAGCCCATTTCACTGCCTCAGTGTTCTGGAAGTGATTCCCCTTTACTCATTTATCCTTAAGCTCagagttttccatttgtttctgaaGATTCTATTTGCTACTTTCTATTTTGCCATTCAAAAGACTCTTTCATAAGTTTTAGAGTCCCCTAATCAACTGTCTACATTTCCTTATGTATCACAATTAGAATTACATGCTAACATAGggatgtttcttttctctttttttttttttttttttttcataggtggagtttcactcttgtcgcccaggctggagtgcagtggtgtgatctcagctcactgcaacctccacctcccacgttcaagttattctcctgcctcagcttcctgagtagctgggattacaggtgtgtgccaccatgcccagctaattttttttgtattattagtagagacggggcttcaccacattggccaggctggtctcaaactcctgacctcagatgatccacctgcctcagcctcccgaagtgctgggattacaggcatgagccaccacacccagccagggatGTTTTCTACTATGCTTCTTCATTATCCTTTCTGTTATTATATCCTTATCGTCTTCCCCATAAACCAAATGCTCATATGCATGTACATGAGCTTCTCCTAGAATATTTGGATTGACACTGGAATTAGATAAGCCTTGGTGTTTTAGTAAAATAAGCAGTTAATTATCAATGTCCGGCTATCtgctttctcatttaattttagtaCTCAAGATTTCttcacagccttttttttttttcttttttttttttttttttttcggagacagaatctcactctgtaacccaggctggagtgcagtagcaacatcatcacggctcactgcagccgtggtgacctcccgggttcaagcagtcctcctacctcagcctcctgagtagctgggactacagatgcatgccagcacacccagctaatttttttattgttttgtagagatggaggtctcactgtgttgcccaggttggtctcgaactcctgggctcaggtgatccttcctccttgacctcccaaagtgctgggattacaggcatgagccactgtgcttggcctcttCACAGCCTTTCCACAGTAACTTTAGTCATTTTAGTACTTTCCTGCCACCCCTAAGTACCAACTTCAGTAATCAAATGGACACAAATGTTAATGTATGCATagtatttatgttaatatatacatatatgtgtatgtggtaCGTGTATGCCACCACCTTGGTCTCATTTCAATTTCCCATGTAGCTTCCTCCTTTGGTGGCCTCAACAGATTGTGACTGAGAAATGAGTATGCAGTAAAGTACTTTGTTGATCTTCTTCAGGTTTCTTCATTATTAATACAGAAAtgccaagtcttttttttcttttggaatgagaaaataactttatttcattGTGGGGAGCGGGCCGATGTCCAGCCTCAGAACTTCTGGAACTGCTTCTTGGTGCCGGCAGCCTTGGTGACCTTGAGCACGTTGAAGCACACTGTCTTGCTCAGGGGCCAACACTCGCCCACTTTAACGATGTCACCGATCTGGACGTCCCTGAAGCAGGCGGACAGGTGCACAGACATGTTCTTGTGGCGATTCTCGAAGCGGTTGTACTTACGGATGTAGTGGAGGTAGTCTCGGCGGATGACAATGGTCCCCTGCATCGTCATCTTGGTCACCACACCAGAGAGGATCCGCCCTCGAATGGAGACATTACCAGTGAAGGGGCATTTCTTGTCAATGTAAGTGCCCTCAATAGCCTCTTTGGGTGTCTTGAAGCCCAGACCGATGTTCTTGTAGTACCGCGGGAGCTTCTCCTTGCCAGTTTCTCCCAGCAGGACCCTCTTCTTGTTTTGAAAGATGGTCAGCTGCTTTTGGTAGGCACGCTCAGTCTGAATGTCCGCCATCTTCCCAGCCGGCCTGAAAAAGGGAAATGCCAAGTCTTTAAGACCCTTTTTTTGGCATAATTTTAAGGAAAGTGACAAGCAGTCAACCAAGCAGGTTTATGTTCCCATGGTTCCATGAGTGCTTATAATGTAAGTCTAGTGATTAAGAAGAGCATAGACTTGGGAGAAAAGCAGACTTGCTCACATGTCTACTCTGCTAAATTgtataacttaaaaataacaattattttagtTTATAGTTAAAGAAACTAAGGCATGATAAATACTAAATGGGGTAGTtaggaatatatgtgtgtgtgtgtatatgtgcatacatgtatgtgtatagtaTAAAATGGTTAACACCTTCCTGAGACATAGCAAGCATTAAGTAAATGGTAGATACCTATATTCCTAAATATATCTGGACAAATACACAGGCATGTCTATAATGTATCAGATGATTAATAGTTACAGTAAATGAACATCAGTGCTGAGAGAAAACCCAACTGAGGTCTGTATGGTTGTTTTAGAGCTAACGAGTTCTAAAACCTTggttgaataaaattaaaacatctaaatgagatgtttaaaaaacagaataccTCATAAGATACAGGAGATTATTataaaggcagggtctcactttgtcatccaggctgatgtgcaatggcatgatctcaggaactgcagccttgacttccagggctcaagctgtcctcctgcctcagcctcccaggtagctgggactacaggcatgcaccaccatgcctggctaatttttgtatttttagtagagacagggtttcaccatgttgcctaggcttgtcttgaactcctggactcaagcgatcctcccacct contains:
- the LOC108585586 gene encoding 40S ribosomal protein S11-like encodes the protein MADIQTERAYQKQLTIFQNKKRVLLGETGKEKLPRYYKNIGLGFKTPKEAIEGTYIDKKCPFTGNVSIRGRILSGVVTKMTMQGTIVIRRDYLHYIRKYNRFENRHKNMSVHLSACFRDVQIGDIVKVGECWPLSKTVCFNVLKVTKAAGTKKQFQKF